The Spiroplasma corruscae DNA window ATAATAGGTTTAGTTTTTATAGCGATTGTTACACTATCGTTACTAATCTATATGTGTTTCTTCTATAGAATTCTTGGATTATTTGCAATGGTTATTACCTTGGCAATAATAGGAGTGACTTTACTAATAATTACATTATGATTTGGATTAACTATTGGTCCTGAAACTATAATTGCAGGTTTCATAATCGCGGCAATAAGTGTTGAACTATTCTCGATGATCTTTGAGAACATGAAGGAAAGTTACTTCCTAAAACAAAGAGGTATTAAAACAAGTTTTAATATTTCTATTAAGGAAAATATATCTTTAATGCTTGATATTTTAGTAGCTATATTAATACCTGCTATTAGTATGTTTTGATTAACTTCTAACACTATTCAATCATTTGCAATTATATTAACCATAGGTAGTTTAGTGACAGTATTATTCGGTATCATTGTGGGTCTAATATTATTTAAAGTATTTTTATCAACAAACATAATAAATAAGTGACCAAGCATGTTTGCTTTAAACACAGTAGCGCCAAATTATAATGTTTCAAAATTGCTTATAAATATTAAAATAAATAGTTTAAAAAATAAAATTTCAAAAAATAATAAAAATGGTAAAGAATCATTAAACGATCCTTTAAACACTAAATTAGATATACTAATAAAAAAACTTGAAGAATATGAAGTTAAGAAACAAGCTAAATTAAATAAAACAAACGATAGATACATTAAAAAACTAAATTCAAAACTTGATAAATATAATGCATTTATTCAAAAACTTGATAAGGATAAAAATGCTTATCGTTATCAGAAAGTAGAGTTTAAAATTAGAGATATAAAATACTTACTTGGTAATGATGCGCAACAAGTTGATGATGAAATTTTACTAACTTCAACTAAAGAAAAATTAAGAATTAAATCAACAGAAAAAATTATTTACACAGGATTAAAAACTATTCCATTTATCTCAATGTTTTTAATTATGTTATCAATTATTTTAGGGTTCTTTGTTGGTGTTAGATATGATAATACATTTGGTGGTAGAACCGAGTACACATTATGAGGAGATAGAATAGGTACTGTTTATGATCAAATGAACAACCTTGATGATGAAGCTCCAACTCATTTGTTAGATAAAGTTCAAGCTTTACAAAAAGAGTTTGATGATTATAACAATTATAATCATTCTCAAACAGAGATAGATTTTAAGAAAACAGAAATTGTAAAAGAATTTATTAGTTACTCTTTTTTAAATATTGATGTTGTAAATAATATTGCACATGCACCTACTAATAAATCTTATAAATCAACTCCATTTACTATAACTGATGGAAATTCATTCTCTTATAATGATACAAATTCAACATTAGAAAATGATATTAATTGAATAACTTTAAGCGTATCAACTACTGATAATTCTCAATCTGCGATTGTTAAAAGATATTTTGCTAATTTATATGTTTCTAAAGAAGATGAATCTACATACGATTCAGGATTTATTACAAAACGTATTAGTCCTTCAACAATGCTTGATTTAACAATTCAACTTGCTTATAGTGTTTTAGCACTTATATTAGCTCTAATTATTTATATAATAATTAGATTTAAGTGAACATATTACGTTGCTATTGCATTGTCAATAATTATTACTCCTTTAGTTTTAAGTGCAATAATAATAGCATTCCAAGTTCCTTTCGGAAACTTGATAATTGTTGGTATTACAACTTCAATCATATTTGCAATTACTACAGCATTTGCTATTTTTGGTAAGGTTCGTAGCACAATTGCATCAAGAAATGAAAAATCACTTGTCACTTACTTTAATAAAGAAGTGGATTATGCATATGAAATTAAAGACAAAAAACGTAAAATAAATCATGAAATTTTCTTAGAAAAACAAGCTATTAAAATTAAATTAAGCGAAAGAAAACACTCGCGTGAAGAATTAAGACAATATAATCTTGACTTTAATAAGTTTGTTTATGATAAAAAAGCAGAATACAAACAGTTTGCAAAAGAGAATAAATCATTGATTTATAAAGTGGCTAAAGAAAATAACTACCTTTCAGAAGTATTGGCAAAAACATTTAAATTTGGTATTAAAAGATTCATATTAATGTCAGTTCTATTCTTTGCCCTATCTTTATTATTGATCATTGCAATTAATCCAATAGTTTATTTTGGAATTTCAATAATATTAGGTGTATTAATTTCAAACTTAGTTGTTTTATTTATATCATTACCTGTATTTATATATCTTGAAAAAGTTAGAATAAGAAATAATTTAGCTAGAAAAAGATTTATTAATAAATTAGTTGTATCAAATGAAGAGCAAATAATAGAAGGATTAAACGACTAAAAAATGAAACAATTTGACTTAAAAAAGTTCATAATAGAAATTAAAGATTTTCCAATCA harbors:
- a CDS encoding protein translocase SecDF, variant type, yielding MINVNNNNKKKNFKKSTIFKFFTLFIILSSLILSIFFSSLFFSEKYKLGSDFKGYYSALVSVNNINSDNTTDNQPNGDAKEAAKVLNDRLNPMGSNQIIIETAGKNFLKVMSPIDIYDSETVFENQIQRNGGIVLLNSDNKDLQISGEDDKVTRKGITDYFSSASSTTITARSAKEPAISYDLNGDNFTSLFPSDETNATPLNLKIMIDADGFFNDIRNYYKLVSGEMKDRVSNFFDIIITPLRDAYKTADDDTKAILYDLFYGRWRTTTSGGVNDYSYDSIISNDSITKDVFLNDIVDSFTYESDTSKYVYDANAKTEDFTNDDGKYKNPIKIYKANQGHNLIDFKRIDKSFSLLSTSLINFYNNNKETILNKNKKYYNNMESYFLFNGSILKSGNELNEGYIKDNKLYTKVDTDSKARIGASLFNASGKGFVFKVNSMAVNTASVTNIMLIIGLVFIAIVTLSLLIYMCFFYRILGLFAMVITLAIIGVTLLIITLWFGLTIGPETIIAGFIIAAISVELFSMIFENMKESYFLKQRGIKTSFNISIKENISLMLDILVAILIPAISMFWLTSNTIQSFAIILTIGSLVTVLFGIIVGLILFKVFLSTNIINKWPSMFALNTVAPNYNVSKLLINIKINSLKNKISKNNKNGKESLNDPLNTKLDILIKKLEEYEVKKQAKLNKTNDRYIKKLNSKLDKYNAFIQKLDKDKNAYRYQKVEFKIRDIKYLLGNDAQQVDDEILLTSTKEKLRIKSTEKIIYTGLKTIPFISMFLIMLSIILGFFVGVRYDNTFGGRTEYTLWGDRIGTVYDQMNNLDDEAPTHLLDKVQALQKEFDDYNNYNHSQTEIDFKKTEIVKEFISYSFLNIDVVNNIAHAPTNKSYKSTPFTITDGNSFSYNDTNSTLENDINWITLSVSTTDNSQSAIVKRYFANLYVSKEDESTYDSGFITKRISPSTMLDLTIQLAYSVLALILALIIYIIIRFKWTYYVAIALSIIITPLVLSAIIIAFQVPFGNLIIVGITTSIIFAITTAFAIFGKVRSTIASRNEKSLVTYFNKEVDYAYEIKDKKRKINHEIFLEKQAIKIKLSERKHSREELRQYNLDFNKFVYDKKAEYKQFAKENKSLIYKVAKENNYLSEVLAKTFKFGIKRFILMSVLFFALSLLLIIAINPIVYFGISIILGVLISNLVVLFISLPVFIYLEKVRIRNNLARKRFINKLVVSNEEQIIEGLND